One Vibrio sp. 16 genomic window carries:
- the purF gene encoding amidophosphoribosyltransferase, which yields MCGIVGIVGTTPVNQSIYDALTVLQHRGQDAAGICTIESNRFRLRKANGLVKDVFEAKHMQRLQGTVGIGHVRYPTAGSSSASEAQPFYVNSPFGITLAHNGNLTNANEIRQKLFEKDRRHLNTTSDSEVLLNVLAHEIDTVKGNVTAEDVFRAVTNVHRAIRGAYAVTAMIIGHGMIAFRDPHGIRPLCLGKREVDGRTEYMVASESVALDAVGFDFIRDVAPGEAIYATFDGELHTKQCADNPALNPCIFEFVYFARPDSFIDKISVYSARVEMGKKLGDRIRDEYAHLDIDVVIPIPETSCDIALQIAQAIDKPYRQGFVKNRYVGRTFIMPGQQQRKKSVRRKLNAIRSEFKDKNVLLVDDSIVRGTTSEQIIEMARDSGAKKVFMVSAAPEIRFPNVYGIDMPSANELIAHGRDNDAICKQIGADELIFQTLEDLVEAVGIGNIDIARFETSVFNGEYVTGDIDQKYLEFLESLRNDDAKVQREIQQELANLELHNEGA from the coding sequence ATGTGTGGTATTGTTGGAATCGTGGGCACAACGCCTGTAAACCAGTCTATCTATGATGCATTGACGGTCTTGCAGCATCGTGGCCAAGATGCCGCGGGTATTTGTACCATAGAAAGCAATCGTTTTCGTCTGCGCAAGGCGAATGGTTTGGTGAAAGATGTGTTTGAAGCAAAGCACATGCAAAGACTGCAAGGCACAGTTGGTATTGGCCATGTTCGCTATCCTACGGCAGGCAGTTCAAGTGCGTCTGAAGCGCAGCCTTTCTATGTTAACTCTCCATTTGGTATCACGTTGGCTCATAACGGTAACCTAACGAATGCCAATGAAATTCGTCAGAAATTATTTGAAAAAGACCGTCGTCACCTTAACACGACGTCGGATTCAGAAGTATTACTTAACGTATTGGCGCATGAAATAGATACGGTTAAAGGCAATGTGACAGCCGAAGATGTTTTCCGCGCTGTAACTAATGTTCACCGTGCAATTCGCGGAGCGTACGCGGTAACGGCAATGATCATCGGCCATGGTATGATTGCTTTCCGTGACCCACATGGCATTCGCCCTCTATGCCTGGGTAAGCGTGAAGTGGACGGCCGTACGGAGTACATGGTGGCTTCTGAATCGGTCGCATTGGATGCGGTTGGTTTTGATTTTATTCGTGATGTGGCTCCTGGTGAGGCGATCTACGCTACGTTTGATGGTGAGCTGCATACCAAGCAGTGCGCTGACAACCCAGCACTTAACCCATGTATCTTCGAGTTTGTTTATTTCGCTCGCCCTGACTCGTTTATCGATAAAATCTCGGTATACAGCGCTCGAGTAGAAATGGGTAAGAAACTTGGTGATCGTATTCGTGATGAGTACGCGCATTTAGATATTGATGTGGTTATTCCAATCCCAGAGACATCGTGTGATATTGCCCTGCAGATTGCTCAAGCGATTGACAAACCCTACCGCCAAGGTTTTGTGAAAAACCGTTATGTTGGACGTACCTTCATCATGCCTGGTCAGCAGCAGCGTAAAAAGTCGGTCCGTCGCAAGCTCAACGCGATTCGCTCAGAATTTAAAGATAAGAATGTTTTGCTCGTGGATGATTCAATTGTGCGCGGTACGACCTCTGAGCAGATTATCGAAATGGCGCGTGATTCAGGTGCTAAGAAAGTGTTCATGGTCTCTGCTGCCCCAGAGATTCGTTTCCCGAACGTTTACGGTATCGATATGCCAAGCGCAAATGAGCTGATTGCTCATGGCCGTGATAACGACGCAATCTGTAAGCAGATTGGTGCTGATGAACTGATTTTCCAAACGCTTGAAGATTTAGTAGAAGCTGTTGGCATCGGTAACATTGACATTGCTCGTTTCGAAACATCGGTGTTTAACGGCGAATATGTTACCGGGGATATCGACCAGAAGTATCTAGAGTTTTTGGAGTCTTTACGCAACGATGATGCGAAAGTCCAGCGTGAGATTCAGCAAGAGCTCGCTAACCTAGAGTTACATAACGAAGGCGCGTAA
- the znuB gene encoding zinc ABC transporter permease subunit ZnuB, with translation MIEFLLPSLLAGLGIAIIAGPLGSFVVWRKMAYFGDTLAHASLMGIAFGFLLNVNLYLALVVCCLALALILVTLQKQQLVATDTLLGILAHSALSLGLVAVSFLDDVRIDLMSYLFGDLLSVTPTDLMYIYGGVIVVTAILAIFWRSLLATTVSEDLAAVDGQNVDLMRLVLMLMVGLVIAIGMKFVGALIMTSLLIIPAAAARRFSSTPEQMALLASLIGALAVVFGLSLSWHFDTPAGPSVVISATAMFMLSQLVRTKA, from the coding sequence ATGATTGAGTTTTTACTACCATCTCTGCTTGCTGGACTTGGCATTGCCATCATTGCGGGACCGCTTGGCTCCTTTGTCGTGTGGCGTAAAATGGCGTACTTCGGTGACACACTCGCACACGCATCACTCATGGGTATTGCGTTTGGTTTTTTGCTTAATGTAAACCTTTATCTCGCACTGGTGGTTTGTTGTCTCGCTCTTGCACTGATCCTGGTGACTCTGCAAAAACAACAACTGGTTGCGACGGATACCCTACTTGGCATTTTGGCCCACAGCGCTTTGTCTCTCGGTTTGGTTGCCGTCAGCTTTTTAGACGATGTGCGAATTGATCTGATGAGCTACCTCTTCGGTGATTTGCTTTCTGTAACCCCCACTGACTTGATGTATATCTACGGTGGTGTGATTGTCGTGACCGCGATACTGGCAATCTTCTGGCGATCGCTTCTTGCGACAACCGTCAGTGAAGATTTAGCAGCGGTTGACGGCCAAAATGTGGATTTGATGCGCCTTGTTTTGATGCTGATGGTCGGTTTGGTTATCGCTATCGGGATGAAATTTGTCGGTGCGCTGATCATGACATCGCTGCTGATCATTCCTGCTGCTGCTGCGCGTCGATTCTCATCAACACCAGAACAGATGGCACTGTTGGCTTCACTTATTGGTGCTCTCGCTGTCGTGTTCGGTTTAAGCCTATCTTGGCACTTTGACACACCGGCAGGACCATCGGTAGTGATTAGCGCGACCGCCATGTTTATGCTCTCTCAACTAGTTAGAACCAAGGCATAA
- the znuC gene encoding zinc ABC transporter ATP-binding protein ZnuC yields MSTLVELTDICVQFEERKVLDRVSLKLKRGEITTLIGPNGAGKSTLVKVLLGLQRKYQGKVTKSKGLKIGYVPQKLKLNDSLPLNVTRFLKLSGRFSQQEIIEALKLVGAEHLLTSNMHSLSGGENQRVLLARALLQRPDLLVLDEPAQGVDVQGQIDLYDLIDTIRHRFNCAVFMVSHDLHLVMAKTDDVICLHHHICCSGSPAAISQHPSYIALFGHGHQEALALYNHQHTHHHHDLAGQPVSGDASSCSHHSHGHHHD; encoded by the coding sequence ATGTCGACATTGGTCGAACTCACTGACATCTGCGTTCAATTTGAAGAGCGCAAAGTACTAGATAGAGTCTCTTTAAAGCTGAAACGTGGAGAAATTACCACGTTAATCGGCCCTAATGGTGCAGGCAAATCAACGCTAGTAAAAGTGCTACTCGGTTTACAGCGCAAGTATCAAGGAAAAGTAACCAAGAGCAAAGGTCTAAAGATCGGCTATGTACCTCAAAAGCTCAAGCTTAATGATTCACTGCCGCTCAACGTAACAAGGTTTTTGAAACTCTCTGGCCGATTCAGCCAACAAGAGATCATAGAAGCATTGAAACTGGTTGGCGCCGAGCACTTGTTAACCTCAAACATGCACAGCCTATCGGGTGGTGAAAACCAGCGTGTCTTACTCGCTCGTGCTCTACTGCAACGTCCAGATTTATTGGTGCTTGATGAGCCAGCACAAGGCGTTGATGTGCAAGGGCAAATCGATCTTTACGATTTAATCGATACCATTCGCCATCGTTTCAATTGCGCCGTTTTTATGGTGTCTCATGATCTGCATCTTGTTATGGCGAAAACCGATGATGTCATTTGTTTGCATCATCACATCTGTTGTTCTGGCTCGCCAGCAGCAATAAGCCAGCACCCAAGCTATATCGCACTCTTCGGCCATGGCCACCAAGAGGCGCTTGCTCTGTATAACCATCAGCATACTCACCACCACCATGATTTGGCAGGGCAACCTGTGTCTGGCGATGCTTCAAGCTGTTCACATCATTCACACGGACACCACCATGATTGA
- the znuA gene encoding zinc ABC transporter substrate-binding protein ZnuA has product MKRIFSFVSVLLAAFSANAATVLTSIKPIQMIATELTQEVSQVDVLIPANASPHDYALRPSDVKRIQSADMIVWFGNDLEPFLAKILENRDSVLTLSDVDGLELREYDGDHHDHHGHDHGSHDPHFWLGYKTTKQVAKAIVAKLSRLDEKNAQRYQDNLAAFLLKLEKQQVALMSQLTPVKEKGYYVFHDAYGYFESDFELNHLGHFTVSPDRKPGAKTLIKIRKALSSKQAVCVFSEPQFTPAVIDSVTRGSDARVGVLDPLGTSVVVQPGSYFQFRQNLADSFFNCLGGV; this is encoded by the coding sequence ATGAAGCGTATTTTTTCTTTTGTCAGTGTTTTATTGGCGGCATTTAGTGCAAATGCTGCGACCGTGTTAACCAGTATCAAACCCATTCAAATGATAGCTACCGAGTTGACGCAAGAAGTGTCCCAAGTTGATGTTTTGATCCCTGCGAATGCTTCCCCACATGATTACGCGTTGAGACCATCTGACGTAAAGCGTATTCAAAGTGCCGATATGATTGTTTGGTTTGGCAATGACCTCGAACCTTTCCTTGCTAAAATTCTTGAAAATCGCGATAGCGTACTCACTTTGAGTGACGTTGATGGATTGGAGCTACGAGAGTACGACGGCGATCATCATGACCATCACGGTCATGATCATGGCAGTCATGATCCACATTTTTGGTTGGGTTATAAAACCACTAAGCAGGTAGCAAAAGCGATCGTTGCCAAGTTGAGTCGTTTAGATGAGAAAAATGCTCAGCGATATCAAGATAACTTGGCCGCGTTCTTACTTAAGCTAGAGAAGCAACAAGTGGCATTGATGTCTCAGCTTACTCCCGTGAAAGAGAAAGGTTATTACGTTTTTCATGATGCGTACGGATACTTTGAGAGTGATTTTGAACTGAACCACTTAGGTCACTTCACGGTAAGCCCTGACAGAAAACCGGGGGCAAAAACATTAATTAAAATTCGTAAAGCCCTGTCTTCGAAGCAGGCAGTTTGCGTGTTCTCAGAACCACAGTTTACGCCAGCTGTTATTGACTCTGTTACTCGAGGAAGCGATGCTCGTGTTGGCGTCCTTGACCCTTTGGGTACCAGTGTGGTCGTACAGCCAGGGTCTTATTTTCAGTTTAGGCAGAACTTAGCCGACAGCTTTTTCAACTGTCTAGGTGGTGTGTAA
- a CDS encoding helix-turn-helix domain-containing protein: protein MIRALWVTVLIWLAPIVSAVESTPTVFYPLPTQAQGKVFAAKDLFLADGGGVWFQDVRNQILFFDGQNIMPQSGSALEHEVDRVAFLDNAFWSFFRNEIYRTEPNKERELIFSLQPGVEIKRIGASKRYIWLSDDTSFYTYDVDSGNFNTYSLLSLYQYSQSASIEINDAKFILSKWVLGTNAGVYLSQNENFEHVASSGKNHVEKIYFSDKRRELVIGSLKGALIFDIQNPNKPIQKIPGSHVLSIAETSQEYWIGTEKGLVVYSFLTGESKRLTSSGFNDNVVSQGKIYALLNDQSGGIWIATDRGVRYFSLFSHKFERFPVRLLSTNLSMDEPHYLTRMKTKDGYWMISDNGVYRVSLNKVSRRELFYRGKVHDLVEHNGVLWLATNNGIVCVDSMTGQVIKDDNLPIYLKSFPTKLLELDGKGLLWGASDQQLWSYEMTTNTLTQYGSEWMIKRYLPAQLTQMMVTSQGHLVLGTEHGVYVMRDGQVNFVGESVPFGLVINLVQVTDEQVWVASRYGLYRFGLYNGHVDPIPLLDGHITPKCLLKNQDGIWLTSSAGFTRYSEQGDLIRHYGEPFGLISNEFSPRLCSYSTDSERTLLLGAKSSLIKVNTHELVVSRLPDIKVIISQVKVNQTLHSLGETSEQLLEVGYGESVSFQFGVLPQVNKVSVEYRLNEEQWQLLDGATLNIDHMMPGHYRLEVRAVINTNQRGQSNEFLFYVTKPWFLTTYALLAYALITLFVLATVVYWRSRIMTKANRQLKAQVALKTNQLRHQSRILLSNNQQLRKQLQIRRLITTQSIEAMKQRLISSSVEHPSEQSGGHQHMLNYLVKELDLLLHVRTTNGQAVPVYNLNLILHSVLNGWEEELVKSGIQVEFQRNDDSDHYITLATFNLDELLNTLLDSITKRCYRNQVVIISIRQEDQWVTLSVVEQGESLENYSHSSTLQTLHSLVDQSGGSISTHSSVERNLMEITWQGSESFDEESVIELPTEEDRLEAPAEDPWLIKVKALVQESYSDPEFSTSVAAKMLYVSERSLQRRVKAAIEKTFTEYLTEVRLDQACRRLLAGEKVSDVAFECGFNDPSYFSQRFKHRFGVPPTQFVEQQES from the coding sequence GTGATAAGAGCCTTATGGGTTACGGTTCTAATTTGGTTGGCGCCTATCGTCAGTGCAGTCGAGTCAACGCCAACCGTTTTTTACCCGTTACCCACACAAGCCCAAGGAAAAGTATTTGCCGCTAAGGATCTGTTTTTAGCCGATGGTGGTGGCGTTTGGTTCCAAGATGTCCGCAATCAAATACTGTTCTTTGATGGTCAAAATATCATGCCTCAATCTGGCTCTGCGTTGGAGCATGAGGTTGATCGCGTTGCCTTTTTAGACAATGCTTTTTGGTCATTTTTCCGCAATGAGATTTATCGTACTGAACCAAATAAAGAGCGAGAGCTCATTTTCAGTCTCCAACCTGGCGTCGAAATCAAGAGAATAGGGGCATCCAAGCGCTATATTTGGCTCTCTGACGATACCAGTTTTTACACCTATGACGTTGATAGCGGCAACTTCAACACCTATTCGCTGCTGTCCCTTTATCAGTACAGCCAATCCGCATCGATTGAGATAAACGATGCAAAATTCATTCTGTCAAAATGGGTGTTGGGTACGAACGCAGGGGTTTACCTTTCTCAGAATGAGAACTTTGAACATGTAGCGAGTTCAGGGAAAAATCACGTTGAAAAGATCTACTTTTCTGACAAGCGTCGAGAATTGGTGATCGGCTCACTTAAGGGCGCGTTGATCTTTGATATCCAAAACCCCAACAAACCCATACAAAAGATACCCGGCTCACATGTGCTAAGTATCGCTGAAACGAGTCAAGAATACTGGATCGGGACTGAGAAAGGTCTCGTTGTCTATTCCTTTTTGACGGGCGAAAGTAAGCGTCTGACGTCCTCTGGCTTCAATGATAATGTTGTTAGCCAAGGCAAAATATATGCGCTGCTAAACGATCAGTCTGGCGGTATTTGGATTGCGACCGATCGAGGGGTACGTTACTTCTCGCTTTTTTCGCACAAGTTCGAACGATTCCCCGTTCGTCTACTCTCGACGAATTTATCCATGGATGAGCCTCATTATCTGACTCGTATGAAGACCAAAGACGGTTATTGGATGATCAGTGATAATGGCGTGTATCGAGTGAGCTTGAATAAAGTCAGCAGACGTGAGCTTTTTTACCGAGGGAAAGTGCACGATTTGGTTGAACACAATGGTGTCTTGTGGCTTGCGACAAACAACGGGATAGTGTGCGTCGACTCGATGACTGGGCAGGTTATTAAAGATGACAATCTACCTATTTATCTGAAGTCTTTCCCAACCAAACTGCTCGAATTGGATGGAAAGGGGTTGTTGTGGGGAGCAAGCGATCAGCAGCTGTGGAGTTATGAGATGACGACCAATACGCTGACGCAATATGGCTCTGAGTGGATGATAAAAAGATACTTGCCTGCTCAGCTCACGCAAATGATGGTTACGTCTCAAGGTCATCTGGTTCTGGGTACAGAGCACGGCGTGTATGTAATGCGCGACGGGCAAGTGAACTTCGTAGGTGAGAGTGTTCCGTTTGGATTAGTCATTAACCTTGTTCAGGTTACGGATGAGCAAGTTTGGGTTGCCAGCCGCTACGGCCTTTATCGTTTTGGTCTCTACAACGGACATGTTGACCCGATTCCTTTACTTGATGGGCACATTACGCCCAAGTGCTTACTCAAAAACCAAGATGGCATTTGGCTGACTTCATCGGCTGGATTTACACGATATTCTGAGCAAGGCGACCTGATACGCCACTACGGAGAGCCCTTTGGTTTGATAAGCAATGAGTTTTCTCCACGCCTGTGTAGTTACAGCACTGACAGTGAACGTACTCTGCTACTGGGCGCTAAATCGAGTTTGATCAAAGTGAATACTCACGAACTGGTTGTGAGCCGTTTGCCTGATATTAAAGTCATTATTAGCCAAGTAAAAGTCAATCAAACCCTTCATTCGCTCGGTGAAACGTCAGAGCAATTATTGGAAGTTGGCTACGGTGAATCGGTATCGTTCCAATTTGGTGTGCTACCTCAAGTGAATAAAGTCTCTGTAGAGTACCGTCTTAATGAGGAACAATGGCAGCTGCTAGATGGCGCGACGCTGAATATTGACCATATGATGCCCGGCCACTACAGGCTTGAGGTTAGAGCGGTGATCAACACGAACCAGCGTGGTCAAAGCAACGAGTTTCTGTTTTATGTTACCAAACCGTGGTTCTTAACGACTTATGCTCTTCTAGCCTATGCACTTATAACGCTGTTTGTTTTGGCCACGGTCGTTTATTGGCGTTCACGAATCATGACCAAAGCCAACAGACAGCTTAAAGCTCAGGTAGCCCTGAAAACCAACCAACTGCGTCACCAAAGTCGTATTTTGTTGAGCAATAACCAGCAATTAAGAAAGCAGCTGCAAATTCGACGCTTAATCACAACGCAGTCTATTGAGGCGATGAAACAACGTCTGATCAGTTCGTCTGTAGAGCACCCTTCAGAGCAGAGTGGTGGTCATCAACATATGCTTAATTATCTGGTCAAAGAGTTGGATCTCCTACTCCATGTTAGAACAACCAATGGTCAAGCGGTTCCGGTTTACAATCTCAACTTGATTCTGCACTCGGTACTGAATGGTTGGGAAGAAGAATTGGTTAAATCGGGGATTCAGGTTGAATTTCAGCGCAATGATGACTCGGATCATTACATCACTTTGGCGACGTTTAATCTCGACGAGTTGCTCAATACGTTACTGGATAGTATTACCAAGCGTTGTTACCGAAACCAAGTCGTGATCATCTCGATACGTCAAGAAGATCAGTGGGTGACGCTGTCGGTTGTCGAGCAAGGTGAGTCACTGGAGAACTACAGCCACTCTTCAACCCTACAAACCCTTCATTCCTTGGTTGATCAAAGTGGTGGCTCTATTAGCACTCACAGTTCGGTTGAGCGTAATCTAATGGAAATCACTTGGCAGGGCAGTGAATCGTTTGATGAAGAGTCAGTGATCGAGCTACCTACTGAGGAAGACCGCCTTGAAGCGCCAGCTGAAGACCCGTGGCTCATAAAAGTAAAAGCATTAGTGCAAGAGAGCTACTCTGACCCAGAGTTCAGTACGTCTGTTGCTGCGAAGATGTTGTATGTGTCAGAACGTAGTTTACAGAGACGAGTCAAAGCTGCGATTGAAAAAACCTTCACCGAATATTTAACGGAGGTGCGTTTGGATCAAGCTTGTCGCCGTTTATTGGCTGGCGAGAAAGTGTCTGACGTTGCTTTTGAGTGCGGATTCAACGACCCTTCCTATTTTAGTCAACGTTTCAAACATCGCTTTGGCGTCCCACCTACGCAGTTTGTCGAGCAGCAAGAGTCGTAA
- a CDS encoding FeoA family protein produces MTLSELQQGQKAIITGFNELSIDVRKKLMVMGLLPQTSVTLIRRAPMGDPLQVEVRGVSLAVRENIASAISVEVN; encoded by the coding sequence ATGACATTATCAGAACTACAACAAGGGCAAAAAGCCATTATTACTGGATTCAATGAGCTCTCTATTGATGTGAGAAAAAAACTTATGGTGATGGGGCTGCTGCCTCAAACATCGGTGACTTTGATTCGTCGAGCGCCAATGGGCGATCCACTTCAAGTTGAAGTTCGCGGTGTATCACTTGCTGTTCGCGAAAATATTGCCAGTGCAATTAGCGTGGAGGTGAACTAG